DNA sequence from the Patescibacteria group bacterium genome:
ACTGCATTTGTTTTTATAAACTCATTTTTTATAAGGCCACGCCCTTTTCAACTTCAATCTTAGCAGATTCATCCAAAACTACAACATCTCGCCTTTTAAGTTCTCCGGCGAGGATTTTATTGGCAATTGCATCCTCGACTCTTTGCTGTATAACACGACGCAATGGACGAGCGCCAAACTTCGGGTCATAACCCTCTTGGGCGAGTTTCATGACGCCACCTTGTTGCACGCGAAAGCCAATTCCCTTTTCATGCAGCATTGATTCAATTTGTTTTAACATAATATGAGCAATCTGTACTATATTTTGCATGCTAAGTGGTTCAAAAACAATCACGCCGTCAAAACGATTGATAAATTCTGGACGCATAACCTTATTTAGATGTTCATCAATTAAGACTCTTCTAATCTCTTCAATGTCGATGCCGTTAAAAATTGAATCTTGGATATAGGACGCGCCGGCATTAGAGGTGGCAATAATAATACTGTTGGTAAAATCAATTGTGCGACCCTGTCCATCAGTTAAACGACCATCATCTAGTACTTGTAAAAATAAATTCAAAATATCAGGATGCGCTTTTTCCAATTCGTCTAAAAGAATTAGAGAGAATGGTAATTTGCGCACTTTTTCCGTGAGGTAGCCGTTGACACCGTCAGTGTTGCCAATCATTTTATCCACTGAATCAGGATGTTGGTATTCGCTCATGTCAATTCTAATCATGTACGCCTCATCACCAAAATAAACATCGGCAATTGTTTTGGCTAACTCAGTCTTGCCTACGCCCGTCGGTCCCAGGAATAAGAAATTAGCAATCGGCCTTTTATTTTCGCGTAGTTCGGTGCGGGCACGACGTAAACTAGCTGACACCTTTTCAATTGCCTCATTTTGACCAATCATTCGTTCGTGCATTTTTTCTTCTAGGTGTAATAATTCTTTACCTTCACTGATAGTGATTTTGGTTAATGGAATTTTGGTTATTTCCGATACGGTGCGGGCCACATCATTTTCCACAATTTTTGTTATGCCCTCCCTAACTTGCCCAGTGTTAACCGCGGTCATATTAAGAATATTAATCGCCTTTTCTGGTAAATAGCTATCATGAATATAGCGCTGAGATAGACTAATTGCTTTTTCAATAGCACCATAAGAAAAATAGACCTTATTATGAGACTCAATGGCACCAATTTTACTTTCGACAATTTGAATTGCCTGATCACCTTCCGGTTCTTCGATAATAATTTTCTTCATTGCGCGACCCAGTGTCTTGCGTTCAATGTACTTGGTATAATTGTCACTTCCAGCCGTAGCTAAACAGTAAATATTGCGTCTTTCAATTTCATTGGCCAAAACTTCTGACAAATCCAAGCTGCCACCTTCGCCACTACTAATTCCAATCAGGTGTTCTATGTCATAAACACATAAAACGATATTGCCTGAACTAATTACCTCATCAAGGATTGACAACATTCTCCCCTCGGCCTGCGCTGGCGTTGCCCCACTGATAATTCGCGAAGCATCGATCTCAACCAGGCGCATGTCACGCATAAACGATGGCACATCTTCACGCACCATCCGCTCAGCCACACCTCCGACAATGGTTTTCTTACCCACGCCGGTGGCACCGACTAAAATAACACCGTTATTACCGCCTTCAAAAGTTGAAAAAATATTATCCAATTCCTCTTCACGCGCAACGCAAAATTCCAAACGACCATACGCGGAGACCAGTGTTAAGTCATAGCCAAAGCTATCTAAAATAGGCGTTGCAATTGCGGTGTAGGATCGATTCATACTCGTCTTAGGCTTTAGATGAGCCTTCTTTTGATAGATATTATAATTTTCAATCATTTTTTCATTAATATGAAACCATAATACTACATTAAAAATCTTCTCAGCTGTAATCTCAAACTCCAAAAACAATTCCTTTAAATACTCGTCCTTACTTATCAATGCTGTTAAAAGATTGCTGACAGAAACATGTTTTTGTCTAAATGAAATCGCCTCCAAGTAAGCACTAATCAAAACTTCTTTTGTTTCATTGGATAAATCACAGGATTGCGCATCTGATTCTATTTTGAGTAAATAGTTTTTTATTTTTTCAATCAAGTTGTTAAGGTTTGTGTCTAGTCGTGATAAAATTGCCACAACTTCATTATCACTCAGCGCAGCAAAAAATAAATGCACGGGATTAACCTCGGCATTGCCAAGTTTGATTGCCAGTAAAAAAGCATCTTCAATTACCTTAAAAATCTTTTCATCAAAACCGTGTGAGACCTCAACTCTAATTTCGCTTCCAGATTTTACCAACTCAGCCCAATTGTCTGGTAATCGTCTAGTATTAGTTCGGTCTTCGTATTCGGTTTTTTCAATACGTCTACGCTTACGTGATTCCTCGCTAACTCGAAAAAAGATAAACATCCCAGCAATAACACCAATCCAGAAAATCAAAATCAAGGGGTGTTGCTTATTCCAAAAGAAATAATCAGTAAGAGTTTGTGTATTTAGTGAAACAAAATAAAGCCAGATTGCTAAAGTTGCGACTCCAGTCAAAAAAACAACATATGCAATCAAGTTTAGGAAGAAATTTAATTTACGTCGCGCAAAATCTAATTGGATAACTGCTTTACTTAGTCCGAGTTTCCAATAATAAAATTTACCAAAACTAAAAAATCCCAAGCCCATGCCCATACAACTTGAGCATGCGAAGCCGAGTTTATTCTTGCCCGAGCCATTGCAAACGGGACAGACGATAAATTGTTCTTCTTTATTGGGCATTAGTAAATATTAGAGAAATATTGGGATAAATTTGATAAACAATTTCATAAAAAACAAAAAACGGTAAAGCCACCCAAAGCAGGATAAAAACAAAAGACACTAAAGTATAAAAAAGCATAAACAAAGAGCGAAAAATAATTTGCACCATGCGCATAAATACGCTAATTAGGCGCCCTGATATGTCTGTTTGCCCATACATCGGTCGAAAAATATTCTTGATCCAGATAAATACACCAAGAGATCTTTGTTTATCACGCAAAAAATTAAGATTTTTCTTGACTATCATTAATAACCCAAGGCTATACCACCAAAGGGGAAAATACAAAATACTCTGCAAAAATTCTAAAATTATTTTGCCACTGTATAGTAAAGTGTCATTATTTTTCATATTACCAATATTATAACATATTTTGACTAATTATAAAAAACATTTTATTAAATAAAAATAGCTAAAATTAGCTAAGTTAAAAAATGGTAAAATACTTGACAGAAGTTATCCACCCTGATATACTATAATCATAAATAATTACACAAAGTCTTTGTGAAAATACAAAGGTCTTTTTATTTTAATATAATGTAAATCTATTATTTATGAGCACCGACCCGTCCTTTACCGGGAATTTGCAAGTAATATTTAAGAATTCATTAGTTAGACCAATCATATGGCACATAAAAAAGCTGGTGGCTCCAGTCGTAACGGCCGCGATTCCGCAGGTAAACGCCTAGGTACAAAACTTTCCGGTGGACAATTTGCAAAAGCTGGTTCAATCATTGTTAGACAAAGAGGCACCAAGATTCATCCAGGTACAAATGTTCAAATAGGAAAAGATGACACTTTATTTTCTCTTGTTCAAGGTATTGTTAAATTTTCAACTAAAAAAGTTCGTAAATTCAATAACCAATTGAAGAGCACAAAATTTGTCAGCGTTGAAGCTATCTAAAATTTTTTCAGATAAAAAAGCAGTTCGATATGAACTGCTTTTTTTGTGGTAAAAAAATACCCCACGCGTTATTTTGCGTGGGGGTTGATTCTTTTAGACAATAATTAAAATATTCTTTTCCTTGATTGCCAAATTTAACTTCTCAAAGTTTTGAGGATTTTCTACGCTATTCTTTTCAGCAAGACACTGACGAACAGATGACTCGACGCTTGCCCGCCATCTTCTTTTTTTGTCGGCGACAAACAATCCATCAGGGCCTTGAAAAAAAGTTGGGTAATTACCGTCTAAATTCATCTTGCCATAAACATAGAATTTAATTCCCTCGACATTAAAAGTTGCCACAACATCAGCACTTCCAGTTTTATCTAGGCAGAATTTTTTATTAGCCCGTGTAATAGAATTAAGGCGCTCCTGCTTGGTTTGGAAAACAACGGGCGCGACAACCGGCGGTAATTCAACCACTGCATCCTTTTGCACATCGTCTTTACTTCCTGACTTGTGCGACATGCACATGGCCACTTGCTCGCTTGTTTCGATTTTTTCACCTTTAATTGTCGGAACATTCTGGAGTCTGTTTCGGAACAATATCTGTGCAAGTCCACCAATGGTAAAACACACCGTTATTGCCAACAGAGCAATTAATCCAGGCTTACGCCTCACTGGGTTATTGTTTACTCCTTCTGTCTCAGTAGAAATTGTCTCCGGCGTCGTAAGAACTGTTGACTCTAGACGAGGTTTGTAAATCTCAATCCAAGCACCCTGGGCATCAACACCATCTTTATCATAACGACTATTAGCAACTTCGAGGTTGCTATCGGGAAGTTTTTCAAATGAAACAACGCCCCTCAATACACCAATGACTGCCTGACCACGTTCCTCTGCCAACTCTTTGTTTTTTTTAATACTGCCGACTTTGTTCGTCCGAACATAAATCCGAACAAAACGCCCATCGGGCAAAGTGTTGAGCCGAATAATCTCGTGCCCCATTTTACCGGTCAGATCTGCCTTCCCAAGGGGAAATTCCCCTAAATCAATATGCTCCTCAATTTCCCACTTACCGTTATCAAGCGCTAAAACACTTGATGCTAAACACAGCGACATTGCCATAAATAAAAAGAACATTTTCATCTTCATCGTGTTACCTCCTTCTTTGTTGTTTGTAGACGCACTTTTGCGCGTCCGATGAATTGAATATATTAGTATATTTATCTGATTTTGTCAATACTGGTTCTCGATTTTAAAAAAATGTTAAAAAAATTAGCTAAAAATACAAAAAACCTCGCTTATTAAACGAGATTTTAATTATTTGAAGATTTTATTTAAATAATATTTGCAGGATTAAAACCAAGACAGAACCTACGAGAAAACTTGGTAAATATTTTAACTTCTTCCCCTTTTGGCTCATAACCTCTGGTAGTAATTCCCAAAATGAAATATAGAGCATGACACCAGCGGTGGCGCTGATAATAAGACCGAGTAAAAAACCAGAGATGTTTTTAAAGAAATAATAAGTTAATAAAAAACCGGCAATAGTTGGAATGACGGTTAAAAAAGTTAGTAAAAATGATTTAAATTTTTTTCCAGTTGAGTAATAAAGTGGCGCAGCCACACAGATTGCTTCTGGAATATCATGAATAGCAATAGCGAGAGCAATTAAGATAGAGAAATTAAAACCTGGTAGAGCGCCGATGCCGATAGCGATACCTTCTGGTAGATTGTGAATAAAAATACCGAGAAAGATAAAAAGAGCCAATCTTTTTAATTTTTCTGCCCGACTTTCAAGCCCAGATCGAGAATGGTGATAGTGTGGAATTAATTTATTCAATATATGCATCACAAGGCCTCCAAATAGAACACCGACTATAAGTAGCGCTGGGGAAACTTTTTTGTAACTTTCCGGTAGTAATTGTAAAGCTGACACAAAAACCATCACACCAGCTGCAAATGACAACATGTGGTGAATTTGATTAGCGTTATACTTCTTAAAGACGCCTAATAAAGAGCCAATCAGAGGGCCAACAAGAGAAATTATTATAATCACTAATACATTAGTCATGTCTATATTCTACCCTATTTGTTTATTTTACACAAAAACAAAAGAGGCTAATAGCCTCTTTTGTAATCTTTTACTTATTTCTATAATTATATTTGTGCTTCTACATCAACACTACCACCATCTTCTAGGTTCAAAACTTCTTCAGTTTCTGGTGTTTCAGTTGCTTCTACAACTGCCGGTGTTGTTGAGGCATCTGTAGCTGTTATTGTTGACGCTTCCGCCTTAACACATTGTTT
Encoded proteins:
- a CDS encoding AAA family ATPase — translated: MPNKEEQFIVCPVCNGSGKNKLGFACSSCMGMGLGFFSFGKFYYWKLGLSKAVIQLDFARRKLNFFLNLIAYVVFLTGVATLAIWLYFVSLNTQTLTDYFFWNKQHPLILIFWIGVIAGMFIFFRVSEESRKRRRIEKTEYEDRTNTRRLPDNWAELVKSGSEIRVEVSHGFDEKIFKVIEDAFLLAIKLGNAEVNPVHLFFAALSDNEVVAILSRLDTNLNNLIEKIKNYLLKIESDAQSCDLSNETKEVLISAYLEAISFRQKHVSVSNLLTALISKDEYLKELFLEFEITAEKIFNVVLWFHINEKMIENYNIYQKKAHLKPKTSMNRSYTAIATPILDSFGYDLTLVSAYGRLEFCVAREEELDNIFSTFEGGNNGVILVGATGVGKKTIVGGVAERMVREDVPSFMRDMRLVEIDASRIISGATPAQAEGRMLSILDEVISSGNIVLCVYDIEHLIGISSGEGGSLDLSEVLANEIERRNIYCLATAGSDNYTKYIERKTLGRAMKKIIIEEPEGDQAIQIVESKIGAIESHNKVYFSYGAIEKAISLSQRYIHDSYLPEKAINILNMTAVNTGQVREGITKIVENDVARTVSEITKIPLTKITISEGKELLHLEEKMHERMIGQNEAIEKVSASLRRARTELRENKRPIANFLFLGPTGVGKTELAKTIADVYFGDEAYMIRIDMSEYQHPDSVDKMIGNTDGVNGYLTEKVRKLPFSLILLDELEKAHPDILNLFLQVLDDGRLTDGQGRTIDFTNSIIIATSNAGASYIQDSIFNGIDIEEIRRVLIDEHLNKVMRPEFINRFDGVIVFEPLSMQNIVQIAHIMLKQIESMLHEKGIGFRVQQGGVMKLAQEGYDPKFGARPLRRVIQQRVEDAIANKILAGELKRRDVVVLDESAKIEVEKGVAL
- the rpmA gene encoding 50S ribosomal protein L27; this translates as MAHKKAGGSSRNGRDSAGKRLGTKLSGGQFAKAGSIIVRQRGTKIHPGTNVQIGKDDTLFSLVQGIVKFSTKKVRKFNNQLKSTKFVSVEAI
- a CDS encoding ZIP family metal transporter; amino-acid sequence: MTNVLVIIIISLVGPLIGSLLGVFKKYNANQIHHMLSFAAGVMVFVSALQLLPESYKKVSPALLIVGVLFGGLVMHILNKLIPHYHHSRSGLESRAEKLKRLALFIFLGIFIHNLPEGIAIGIGALPGFNFSILIALAIAIHDIPEAICVAAPLYYSTGKKFKSFLLTFLTVIPTIAGFLLTYYFFKNISGFLLGLIISATAGVMLYISFWELLPEVMSQKGKKLKYLPSFLVGSVLVLILQILFK